From a single Candidatus Chlorobium masyuteum genomic region:
- a CDS encoding P22 phage major capsid protein family protein: MATNTLGVYDPYFYAQEGLIALEATLGMASRVHRGYDKDVKEKGKKIEIKRPGTFEAQDAPSNDQSVATSYVEMSLDYWKEVKFSLTDKELTFTGEQIITDHIRPAVYAIAKDIDLKLNGLAGYVPWYVDAQATTAVDDLTSVGQVMFDNRVPMDDGQLYLEVGSTMRAGFQKLFANNNLAGVAAQEVLKTGFIGNWLGFEIFGNQNVGSHVKGTASTGTLAVNGAFLKEATFINLDAATVTGTLLFGDTFAIAGDTQRYAVVNSTPVTASGNAFTGVQIYPPLAQDVADNAVVTVSLSNHTENMAFHKNAFALAMAPLSDIGEKLGNAKVASVVDEKSGLAMRSRIWYAPDSSNVKVALDVLYAVKCLDPNLACKLRK, translated from the coding sequence ATGGCTACGAATACGTTGGGAGTTTATGATCCCTATTTTTATGCGCAGGAGGGTTTAATTGCGCTTGAGGCAACGCTGGGCATGGCATCAAGGGTACACCGTGGCTATGACAAGGATGTGAAAGAGAAGGGCAAAAAAATTGAGATCAAAAGGCCGGGAACCTTTGAGGCTCAGGATGCGCCTTCCAATGACCAGAGTGTGGCAACCTCTTATGTGGAGATGTCGCTCGATTACTGGAAGGAGGTGAAGTTTTCGCTGACGGACAAGGAGCTGACCTTTACCGGTGAGCAGATTATCACAGACCATATCCGCCCGGCAGTATATGCCATTGCCAAGGATATTGATTTGAAGCTGAACGGACTTGCCGGTTATGTACCGTGGTATGTGGATGCGCAGGCCACAACGGCGGTGGATGATTTGACCTCCGTTGGGCAGGTGATGTTTGATAACCGGGTGCCGATGGATGACGGGCAGCTCTATCTGGAGGTTGGCTCGACCATGCGGGCTGGATTTCAGAAGCTGTTTGCCAATAACAACCTTGCCGGTGTTGCGGCTCAGGAGGTACTGAAAACCGGGTTTATCGGAAACTGGCTCGGCTTTGAGATTTTCGGAAACCAGAATGTAGGCTCGCATGTAAAGGGTACGGCTTCGACGGGGACGCTCGCCGTTAACGGCGCGTTTCTGAAGGAAGCAACCTTTATCAACCTTGATGCGGCAACAGTAACCGGCACGCTGTTGTTTGGCGATACGTTTGCGATTGCAGGCGACACGCAGCGCTATGCGGTGGTGAACAGCACTCCGGTGACGGCATCGGGGAATGCGTTTACGGGTGTGCAAATCTACCCTCCACTGGCTCAGGATGTTGCTGATAATGCAGTGGTGACGGTGAGCCTGAGCAACCATACCGAAAATATGGCTTTTCACAAGAATGCGTTTGCGCTTGCCATGGCGCCCCTGTCGGACATTGGCGAGAAGCTTGGCAATGCGAAGGTTGCAAGCGTTGTGGATGAGAAGAGCGGGCTTGCGATGCGCTCTCGAATCTGGTATGCACCGGACTCTTCGAATGTGAAGGTGGCCCTTGATGTGCTGTATGCGGTGAAGTGCCTTGACCCGAACCTGGCTTGCAAGCTGAGGAAATAA
- a CDS encoding NYN domain-containing protein produces the protein MNKENTQHVKERVQVYVDGFNLYFGMLEAGYDYCKWLNLKLLATNLLKPNQELVCVKYFTSRVSDNPDKQKRQTTYIEALESEGVHILYGHYQRNTIECKRCGNIWASYNEKMTDVNIATQMLIGAYQNQYDMAMLISGDSDLVPPIRQIHELFPLKRVFVAFPPKRHNQSVALVAKGSMTIGRKKLVESQFSESVKKRDGFLLQKPTDWQ, from the coding sequence ATGAATAAAGAAAACACTCAACATGTAAAAGAAAGGGTGCAAGTCTATGTGGATGGTTTTAACCTCTATTTTGGCATGCTTGAAGCAGGGTATGACTACTGTAAATGGTTAAACCTGAAACTATTGGCAACAAACCTGCTGAAGCCGAATCAGGAATTGGTCTGTGTGAAATATTTTACCAGCAGAGTTAGTGACAACCCTGACAAGCAAAAACGGCAAACAACATATATCGAAGCACTTGAGTCAGAAGGAGTACACATCTTATACGGTCACTACCAGAGAAACACCATAGAATGCAAACGTTGCGGGAATATTTGGGCCTCCTACAATGAAAAAATGACCGATGTCAATATTGCCACTCAAATGCTGATAGGGGCCTATCAGAATCAGTACGATATGGCTATGCTGATTTCAGGCGATAGTGATCTGGTTCCTCCCATTCGTCAAATTCATGAACTATTTCCCTTGAAAAGGGTCTTTGTAGCATTTCCGCCAAAACGGCATAATCAATCTGTCGCATTGGTTGCAAAAGGTTCAATGACGATAGGACGAAAAAAACTGGTTGAGAGCCAGTTCAGTGAATCGGTGAAAAAACGAGATGGTTTTCTTCTGCAAAAGCCAACCGACTGGCAGTAA
- a CDS encoding class I SAM-dependent DNA methyltransferase — translation MPLSQKEIRDNALKFAYEWADVSRERAEAQTFWNEFFMIFGISRRRVATFEEPVKKLAEKRGSIDLFWKGTLVVEHKSKGQDLDKAYTQALDYFINLKEEELPKFVLVSDFARFRLYDLDKGGEHEFSLSDLPKYIGHFGFISGYQERTYKDEDPVNIKVAEKMGQLHDALLNSGYDGHNLEVFLVRLVYCLFADDTGIFNTKDDFEYYLREKTKQDGSDTGRAIAELFQVLDTPPASRQKTLDEELSRFPYVNGLLFHETFRFPNFDTAMRQLLLDCCIFDWGLVSPAIFGSLFQSVMDKNKRRNLGAHYTSEKNILKVIRGLFLDDLRLELESSKSSAKKLLAFHDKIASMRFFDPACGCGNFLVITYREMRLLELEVLRQYLTLTSVRYRAGNTQLETDVSVMSKIDVDQFFGIEIEEFPVRIAQVALWLTDHQMNMRLSEAFGQTYVRLPLVHSPNIFCDNAIRLDWETLFPSKENLLILGNPPFIGKQNRNVAQMADMDFLCQPLKTKGLPNYRILDYVSLWYIKTALFIEKSSVKVAFVSTNSITQGEQVAVLWQFLLSKGIKISFAHRTFKWSNEARGKAQVFCVIIGFSCNGQNETKRLFDYETPKSEAYEVHVKNINPYLVDAPDIVIPSRNKPLCNIPEMLYGSKPVDDGNLFLDDAEKDDLLRKEPKAEKFIRRVISAHEFINGKNRWCLWLKEVSPNEWRNLPEIVKRVEAVRDFRMQSTKVSTVQLAEMSYLFGEIRQPETDYVIIPLHSSEHRKFVPIGYFSKENILHNSCSAVPNATLYHFGILTSTMHMAWMRAVCGRLEGRYRYSNNIVYNNYPFPEAVSEKQQTKVEEKGQAVLSVRELFPGSTLADLYDPLSMPKELHKAHRELDEAVDTCYRRSPFKTELERLEYLFELYTKYAEPLTHAMKKNTKRKLPNKK, via the coding sequence ATGCCCCTGAGCCAAAAGGAAATCCGTGATAACGCTTTAAAATTCGCCTATGAATGGGCAGACGTTTCGCGCGAAAGAGCAGAAGCACAGACGTTCTGGAATGAATTCTTCATGATCTTTGGCATTTCGCGACGCCGTGTTGCCACCTTTGAAGAACCCGTAAAAAAACTGGCTGAAAAGAGAGGTTCAATAGACCTCTTCTGGAAAGGCACCCTTGTCGTTGAACACAAATCCAAAGGGCAGGATCTCGACAAAGCCTACACCCAAGCACTTGATTACTTTATTAATCTCAAAGAAGAAGAACTACCAAAATTTGTTCTTGTATCCGACTTTGCCCGTTTCCGCCTATATGATCTTGATAAAGGCGGTGAACATGAATTTTCTCTGTCAGACCTGCCCAAGTACATAGGCCACTTTGGCTTTATTTCTGGCTATCAGGAGCGAACCTACAAAGATGAAGACCCCGTCAATATCAAGGTAGCTGAAAAAATGGGCCAGCTTCATGATGCACTGCTCAATTCCGGCTACGACGGCCATAATCTCGAAGTTTTTCTTGTAAGGCTTGTTTATTGCCTTTTTGCCGACGACACCGGCATCTTCAATACAAAAGATGATTTTGAGTACTATCTTCGCGAAAAGACCAAACAAGATGGTTCCGATACCGGCAGAGCTATTGCTGAACTCTTTCAGGTGCTCGATACTCCGCCCGCCAGTCGGCAGAAGACTCTCGATGAAGAGCTTTCCCGTTTTCCCTATGTCAACGGCTTGCTTTTCCATGAAACATTCCGTTTTCCCAATTTCGATACTGCCATGCGTCAGTTGCTGCTTGATTGCTGCATCTTCGATTGGGGTCTGGTATCACCAGCTATTTTCGGTTCCCTCTTTCAGAGTGTAATGGACAAAAACAAACGCCGCAACCTTGGCGCCCATTACACATCAGAAAAAAACATTCTCAAAGTCATACGTGGTCTTTTTCTTGATGATCTTCGTCTCGAATTAGAATCAAGCAAAAGCAGCGCAAAGAAGCTGCTGGCCTTTCATGATAAAATTGCCTCCATGCGCTTTTTCGATCCAGCCTGTGGTTGTGGCAACTTTTTGGTCATTACCTACCGTGAAATGCGTCTGCTCGAGTTGGAGGTGTTGCGCCAATACCTCACTCTCACATCAGTACGCTATAGGGCAGGGAATACCCAGCTCGAAACCGATGTCAGTGTTATGTCAAAAATTGATGTTGACCAGTTCTTTGGCATCGAAATCGAAGAATTTCCTGTTCGCATTGCCCAGGTTGCCCTCTGGTTGACCGACCACCAAATGAACATGCGGCTCTCCGAAGCATTCGGTCAAACCTACGTCCGCCTGCCACTTGTTCACTCCCCAAATATTTTCTGTGACAACGCGATCCGCCTCGATTGGGAAACACTCTTTCCATCAAAAGAGAACCTTCTTATCCTTGGCAATCCGCCCTTCATCGGCAAACAAAACCGTAATGTTGCCCAAATGGCCGATATGGATTTTCTATGCCAGCCACTCAAAACCAAAGGTCTGCCAAACTATAGAATCCTCGACTATGTGTCGCTCTGGTATATTAAAACAGCACTTTTCATTGAAAAAAGCTCTGTAAAAGTAGCATTCGTATCCACTAATAGTATTACCCAGGGGGAACAGGTTGCTGTACTCTGGCAATTCTTGCTCTCAAAAGGTATCAAGATCAGTTTTGCACACCGTACCTTCAAATGGAGCAATGAAGCCCGAGGCAAAGCGCAGGTTTTTTGTGTCATCATTGGTTTTTCATGCAATGGCCAAAATGAAACCAAACGGCTCTTCGACTACGAAACCCCGAAAAGCGAAGCATATGAAGTTCATGTGAAGAATATCAATCCATACCTTGTCGATGCTCCCGATATTGTCATTCCTTCGCGCAACAAACCGCTATGTAATATTCCAGAAATGCTTTATGGCAGCAAACCTGTTGATGATGGGAATCTTTTTTTAGATGATGCAGAAAAAGATGATTTGTTGAGAAAAGAACCAAAAGCCGAAAAATTTATTCGGCGAGTAATTAGCGCCCATGAATTTATCAATGGGAAAAATCGGTGGTGCTTATGGTTAAAAGAGGTATCGCCCAATGAGTGGCGGAATCTGCCGGAAATTGTGAAAAGGGTAGAAGCTGTGAGAGATTTTCGGATGCAAAGCACAAAAGTATCTACAGTACAATTAGCAGAAATGTCATATCTATTTGGGGAAATACGTCAACCGGAAACGGATTATGTTATTATTCCTCTCCACTCTTCTGAGCATCGCAAGTTTGTTCCTATCGGATATTTTTCAAAGGAAAACATACTTCATAACTCTTGTTCTGCTGTTCCCAACGCAACCCTATACCATTTCGGGATTTTAACAAGCACCATGCACATGGCATGGATGCGGGCGGTATGCGGACGTTTAGAAGGTCGTTACCGATACTCAAACAACATCGTTTACAACAACTACCCCTTTCCCGAAGCCGTCAGCGAAAAGCAACAGACCAAAGTTGAAGAAAAAGGCCAGGCAGTGCTCTCAGTACGTGAACTCTTCCCCGGCTCAACTCTCGCCGATCTCTACGACCCGCTCTCCATGCCAAAAGAGCTGCACAAAGCACACCGGGAGCTGGATGAAGCTGTCGATACCTGTTACCGCCGATCACCCTTCAAAACCGAACTCGAACGCCTAGAATACCTTTTCGAACTCTACACCAAATACGCCGAACCCCTCACCCATGCAATGAAAAAAAACACAAAACGTAAACTTCCGAACAAGAAATAA
- a CDS encoding helix-turn-helix transcriptional regulator: MEREVAALKARVEAQVLQLARITGSNTDKKEQLGKLLDLAYALDVDSTQKRVITDTCKKLIKTTVTEMQLNMELTEADSAFLSTLQKRYPNLNHRELKISLLVKLNYETKEIARSIGVSTRGMETIRYKIHKKLGIGKHISMKNYLTELVGG, encoded by the coding sequence TTGGAAAGAGAAGTTGCTGCCCTCAAGGCAAGAGTAGAAGCGCAGGTGCTGCAACTTGCACGAATTACAGGATCAAATACTGACAAGAAAGAGCAATTGGGTAAACTCCTTGACCTGGCCTATGCGTTGGACGTGGATTCAACACAGAAAAGAGTAATTACAGATACCTGTAAGAAATTGATCAAAACCACGGTTACAGAAATGCAGTTGAATATGGAGCTCACGGAAGCTGATTCGGCTTTCCTTTCGACTCTGCAGAAAAGATACCCCAACCTGAACCATCGGGAGCTGAAAATCAGCCTGCTTGTCAAACTGAACTATGAAACAAAGGAGATTGCCCGATCAATCGGCGTTTCGACAAGGGGAATGGAAACAATACGCTACAAAATTCACAAAAAACTCGGCATAGGGAAACACATATCCATGAAGAACTACCTTACCGAGCTTGTGGGTGGTTGA